From one Anguilla rostrata isolate EN2019 chromosome 12, ASM1855537v3, whole genome shotgun sequence genomic stretch:
- the LOC135236727 gene encoding extracellular calcium-sensing receptor-like: MCSGMALQIILLALTVLWAAAQTPPCRILGRAAKPSFYQHGDINIGGVFSMHHIPLDTTIKFEAKPEPLRCSRVNFREFRVAQTMIFAIEEINNRTDLLPGVSLGYKIYDTCISAAFSIQSAMALMNGYEETLTDTSCSTPAVVQAIIGDSVSTNTMAIAATVGLFQIPVISHFATCACLSNRKEFPTFFRTIPSDYYQSRALAQLVKHFGWTWIGAVRSDSDYGNNGMATFIKAAQQEGICIEYSEKFYRTESDKLLKVVDVIRRGTAKVIVAFLGQGEMNKLLEQLTLQNITGLQMVGSEGWITASSAVTPTSFRILGGSIGFAVPKGKINGFKEFLLKLHPSKYPNNTVVIDFWENAFQCSLINENNLPQMNPCKGSESLTELENEYTDVSELRISSNVYKAVYAVANSLHGLLACTPHQGCANRMKTQPWQVLKALKEVNFTLGTGEKVFFDSNGDPVARYEVVNWQLGPDSEVEFKMVGYYDASLPPGQQFVMSPVTMVWAGGQKQKPRSVCSESCPPGTRKAVQRGRPVCCYDCVPCAEGEISNVTDSNNCIQCTEEYWSNAKRDQCVSKVVEFLSFHEIMGILLVMFSIFGACITAFVAVLFFIKKDTPIVKANNSELSFLLLFSLKLCFLCSLTFIGRPSEWSCMLRHTAFGITFVLCISCVLGKTIVVLMAFRATLPGSNVMKWFGPLQQRLSVLAFTHIQVLICVLWLTISPPFPNKNMKHYKEKIILECDVGSAVGFWAVLGYIGLLSVLCFILAFLARKLPDNFNEAKYITFSMLIFCAVWITFIPAYVSSPGKFTVAVEIFAILASSFGLLFCIFLPKCYIILFRPEQNTKKHIMGKTNLSL, encoded by the exons ATGTGCAGTGGGATGGCACTGCAGATCATTCTGCTGGCACTAACAGTCCTCTGGGCTGCAGCACAGACTCCACCATGCAGAATACTGGGGAGGGCAGCCAAGCCCAGCTTCTATCAACATGGAGACATCAACATCGGTGGGGTCTTCTCCATGCACCATATTCCTTTGGACACAACTATCAAATTTGAAGCCAAACCAGAACCACTGAGATGCTCTCG AGTTAACTTCAGAGAATTCCGGGTGGCCCAGACGATGATCTTCGCCAttgaagaaataaacaacagaactgACCTCCTCCCAGGAGTATCTCttggatataaaatatatgacaCCTGTATCTCTGCAGCATTTTCTATACAATCAGCCATGGCTCTGATGAACGGTTATGAGGAAACACTGACCGACACATCATGCTCCACACCAGCAGTAGTTCAGGCCATCATTGGAGACTCAGTATCTACAAACACTATGGCAATTGCTGCAACAGTAGGATTATTTCAAATTCCAGTG ATCAGTCACTTTGCTACCTGTGCATGCTTGAGCAACAGAAAAGAATTTCCCACATTCTTCAGAACCATTCCCAGTGACTATTACCAGAGCAGGGCACTGGCTCAGCTGGTGAAGCACTTTGGCTGGACCTGGATAGGAGCAGTGAGAAGTGACAGTGACTACGGCAACAATGGGATGGCCACGTTTATAAAAGCCGCTCAACAAGAAGGAATCTGCATTGAGTATTCTGAGAAATTTTACAGAACAGAATCAGATAAATTATTGAAGGTTGTAGATGTTATCAGAAGAGGTACTGCAAAGGTAATTGTAGCATTTCTTGGTCAGGGTGAAATGAACAAGTTACTGGAGCAGCTGACGCTTCAGAATATTACAGGTCTCCAAATGGTTGGCAGTGAAGGCTGGATAACAGCAAGCAGTGCAGTAACACCAACAAGTTTCAGAATACTGGGAGGGTCTATTGGCTTTGCTGTCcccaaaggcaaaataaatggcttTAAAGAGTTTTTGTTGAAACTTCACCCATCAAAATACCCAAATAATACTGTTGTCATAGACTTTTGGGAAAATGCGTTTCAATGCTCActcataaatgaaaacaatctaCCTCAAATGAATCCCTGCAAGGGATCTGAGAGCTTAACTGAACTGGAAAATGAATACACCGACGTATCAGAGCTGAGAATCTCCAGCAATGTTTACAAAGCAGTATACGCTGTTGCTAATTCTCTACATGGTTTATTGGCATGTACTCCCCATCAAGGCTGCGCAAACAGGATGAAAACACAGCCCTGGcag GTACTTAAGGCTCTGAAAGAAGTCAATTTTACTTTGGGAACAGGAGAGAAAGTCTTCTTTGACAGTAATGGAGACCCAGTGGCCAGATATGAGGTGGTGAACTGGCAACTTGGCCCTGATAGTGAAGTAGAATTCAAAATGGTCGGCTACTATGATGCCTCTTTACCACCTGGGCAGCAGTTTGTGATGAGTCCTGTTACTATGGTTTGGGCAGGTGGGCAAAAACAG AAACccaggtcagtgtgcagtgagagctgtccCCCAGGCACCCGgaaggctgtgcagagaggaaggcctgtctgctgctatgactgtgtgccctgtgctgagGGAGAAATCAGTAATGTCACAG ATTCGAATAACTGTATTCAGTGTACAGAAGAATATTGGTCTAATGCTAAAAGAGATCAATGTGTTTCAAAGGTTGTCGAATTTCTGTCATTTCACGAAATTATGGGAATCCTGCTTGTTATGTTTTCTATATTTGGAGCATGTATTACTGCatttgtggctgtgctgttctttATAAAGAAGGACACGCCCATTGTGAAAGCCAACAACTCAGAGCTGAGCTTCTTGCTGctcttttcattgaaactgtgtttcctttgctctcttaccttcatcggccggccctctgagtggtcctgtatgctgcgccacactgcgtttgggatcacctttgtcctctgcatctcttgtgttctgggaaaaacaatagtggtgttaatggccTTCAGGGCTACACTTCCAGGTAGTAATGTCATGAAGTGGTTTGGgcctctgcagcagagactgagtgttcttgctttcactcacatacaggtccttatttgtgtgctttggttaaCAATATCCCCTCCGTTCCCCAACAAGAACATGAAGCACTACAAAGAGAAGAtcattctagaatgtgatgtaggatcagcagtggggttctgggctgtgctgggttataTTGGGCTCCTCTCTGTATTGTGCTTTATTTTAGCTTTTCTAGCTCGTAAGCTGCCTGACAACTTCAATGAAGCCAAGTacatcacattcagcatgctcatattctgtgcagtctggatcacTTTTATACCAGCTTATGTCAGCTCACCTGGAAAGTTCACTGTGGCTGTGGAAATATTTGCAATTTTAGCATCTAGTTTTGGCTTGCTATTCTGTATCTTTCTTCCAAAATGTTACATAATATTATTCCGACCtgagcaaaatacaaaaaaacatataatgGGTAAAACAAATTTGAGTCTCTGA
- the LOC135236671 gene encoding extracellular calcium-sensing receptor-like, with protein MALQIILLALTVLWAAAQTPPCRILGRAAKPSFYQHGDINIGGVFAMLQLPLGITIKFDAKPELLRCSRVIFREFRVAQTMIFAIEEINNRTDILPGVSLGYKIYDTCFSAAFSIQSAMALMNGYEETLTDTSCSTPAVVHAIIGESGSTNTMAIAATVGLFQIPVISHFATCACLSNRKEYPTFFRTIPSDYYQSRALAQLVKHFGWTWIGAVRSDSDYGNNGMATFIKAAQQEGICIEYSEKFYRTESEKLLKVVDVIKRGTAKVIVAFLGQGEMIELLEQLTLQNITGLQMVGSEGWITGSKLVTPTSFRILGGSIGFAVPKGKINGFKEFLLKLHPSKYPNNTVVIDFWENVFQCAFTNENNLFHINPCTGFESLTEVRNEYTDVSELRTSINVYKAVYAVAYSLHGLLACTPHQGCTNSVKTQPWQVLKALKEVNFTLGTGEEVSFDSNGDPAARYEVVNWQLGPDGAVKFRVVGNYDASLPPGQQFVMSPVPMVWAGGQKQKPRSVCSESCPPGTRKAVQRGRPICCYDCVPCAEQEISNSTDSNNCIQCTEEYWSNAKRDQCVSKAVEFLSFHEILGIVLAIFSIFGACITAFVAVLFFIKKDTPIVKANNSELSFLLLFSLKLCFLCSLTFIGRPSEWSCMLRHTAFGITFVLCISCVLGKTIVVLMAFRATLPGSNVMKWFGPLQQRLSVLAFTLIQVLICVLWLTISPPFPNKNMKHYKEKIILECDVGSAVGFWAVLGYIGLLSVLCFVLAFLARKLPDNFNEAKFITFSMLIFCAVWITFIPAYVSSPGKFTVAVEIFAILASSFGLLFCIFLPKCYIILFRPEQNTRKHVMAKT; from the exons ATGGCGCTGCAGATCATTCTGCTGGCACTAACAGTCCTCTGGGCTGCAGCACAGACCCCACCATGCAGAATACTGGGGAGGGCAGCCAAGCCCAGCTTCTATCAACATGGAGACATCAACATTGGCGGAGTCTTCGCCATGCTACAACTTCCTTTGGGCATAACCATCAAATTTGACGCCAAACCAGAACTGCTGAGATGCTCCCG AGTTATCTTCAGAGAATTCCGGGTGGCCCAAACTATGATCTTCGCCAttgaagaaataaacaacagaactgACATCCTCCCAGGTGTATCTCttggatataaaatatatgacaCCTGTTTCTCTGCAGCATTTTCTATACAATCAGCCATGGCTCTGATGAACGGTTATGAGGAAACACTGACCGACACATCATGCTCCACACCAGCCGTAGTGCATGCCATCATTGGAGAATCAGGATCTACAAACACTATGGCAATTGCTGCAACAGTAGGATTATTTCAAATTCCAGTG ATCAGTCACTTTGCtacatgtgcatgtctgagcaACAGAAAAGAATATCCCACATTCTTCAGAACCATTCCCAGTGACTATTACCAGAGCAGAGCACTGGCTCAGCTGGTGAAGCACTTTGGCTGGACCTGGATTGGAGCAGTGAGAAGTGACAGTGACTATGGCAACAATGGGATGGCCACATTTATAAAAGCTGCTCAACAGGAAGGGATCTGCATTGAGTATTCTGAGAAATTTTACAGAACAGAATCAGAGAAATTACTGAAGGTTGTAGATGTTATCAAAAGAGGTACTGCAAAGGTAATTGTAGCATTTCTTGGTCAGGGTGAAATGATCGAGTTACTGGAGCAGCTGACGCTTCAGAATATTACAGGTCTCCAAATGGTTGGCAGTGAAGGCTGGATAACAGGAAGCAAACTAGTAACACCAACAAGTTTCAGAATACTGGGAGGGTCTATTGGCTTTGCTGTCcccaaaggcaaaataaatggcttTAAAGAGTTTTTGTTGAAACTTCACCCATCAAAATACCCAAATAATACTGTTGTCATAGACTTTtgggaaaatgtgtttcaatgtgccttcacaaatgaaaacaatctaTTTCACATAAATCCGTGCACAGGGTTTGAGAGCTTAACTGAAGTGAGAAACGAATACACTGATGTATCAGAGCTGAGAACCTCCATCAACGTTTACAAAGCAGTTTATGCTGTTGCTTACTCTCTACATGGCCTGCTGGCATGTACACCCCATCAAGGCTGTACAAACAGTGTGAAAACACAGCCCTGGCAG GTACTTAAGGCTCTGAAAGAAGTTAATTTCACTTTGGGAACTGGAGAGGAAGTCTCTTTTGACAGTAATGGAGATCCGGCAGCCAGATATGAGGTGGTGAACTGGCAACTTGGCCCTGATGGTGCAGTAAAGTTCAGAGTGGTCGGCAACTATGATGCCTCTTTACCACCTGGGCAGCAGTTTGTGATGAGCCCTGTTCCAATGGTTTGGGCAGGTGGGCAAAAACAG AAACccaggtcagtgtgcagtgagagctgtccCCCAGGCACCCGgaaggctgtgcagagaggaaggcCGATCTGCTGTTATGactgtgtgccctgtgctgaACAAGAAATCAGCAATTCCACAG ATTCTAACAACTGTATTCAGTGTACAGAAGAATACTGGTCTAATGCTAAAAGAGATCAATGTGTTTCAAAAGCTGTCGAATTTCTGTCATTTCACGAAATTTTGGGAATCGTGCTTGCtattttttctatatttggAGCATGTATTACTGCatttgtggctgtgctgttctttATAAAGAAGGACACACCCATTGTGAAAGCCAACAACTCAGAGCTGagcttcctgctgctcttttcattgaaactgtgtttcctttgctctcttaccttcatcggccggccctctgagtggtcctgtatgctgcgccacactgcgtttgggatcacctttgtcctctgcatctcctgtgttctggggaaaacaatagtggtgttaatggccttcagggctacacttccaggcagtaatgtgatgaagtggtttgggcctctgcagcagagactgagtgttcttgctttcactctcatacaggtccttatttgtgtgctttggttaacaatatcccctccttttcccaacaagaacatgaagcactacaaagaaaagatcattctagaatgtgatgtaggatcagcagtggggttctgggCTGTACTGGGTTATATTGGGCTCCTCTCTGtattgtgctttgttttagcttttctggCTCGTAAGTTGCCTGACAACTTCAATGAAGccaaattcatcacattcagcatgctcatattctgtgcagtctggatcacCTTTATACCAGCTTATGTCAGTTCACCTGGAAAattcactgtagctgtggagatATTTGCAATTTTAGCATCTAGTTTTGGCTTGCTGTTCTGTATCTTTCTTCcaaaatgttatataatattattcagACCAGAgcaaaatacaagaaaacacgTAATGGCTAAAACATAA
- the LOC135236673 gene encoding extracellular calcium-sensing receptor-like: MYSGMALKIILLALTVLWAAAQTPPCRILGRAAKPSFYQHGDINIGGVFSLHQTPFDKTIKYDVKPEPLRCSRVISRVIFREFRVAQTMIFAIEEINNRTDLLPGVSLGYKIYDTCVSAAFSIQAAMALMNGYEETLTDTSCSTPAVVQAIIGDSGSTTTIAIAATVGLFQIPVISHFATCACLSNRKEYPTFFRTIPSDYYQSRALAQLVKHFGWTWIGAVRSDSDYGNNGMATFIKAAQQEGICIEYSEKFYRTESEKLLKVVDVIKRGTAKVVVAFLGQGEMIKLLEQLTLQNITGLQMVGSEGWITASNLVTPTSFSILGGSIGFAVPKGKIHGFKEFLLKLHPSKYPNNTVVIDFWENVFQCSITNENNLPHMNPCSGFESLTEVKNEYTDVSELRISNNVYKAVYAVAHSLHGLLACTPHQGCTNSVNTEPWQVLEALKEVNLTLGTREKVFFDRNGDPVARYEVVNWQLGPDGAVKFRVVGYYDASLPAGQQFVMSPVTMVWTGGQKQKPRSACSESCPPGTRKAVQRGRPVCCYDCVPCAEGEISNTTDSNNCIQCMEEYWSNAKRDQCVSKVVEFLSFHEIMGILLVIFSIFGACITAFVAVLFFIKKDTPIVKANNSELSFLLLFSLELCFFCSLTFIGRPSEWSCMLRHTAFGITFVLCISCVLGKTIVVLMAFRATLPGSNVMKWFGPPQQRLSVLAFTLIQVLICVLWLTISPPFPNKNMKHYKEKIILECDVGSAVGFWAVLGYIGLLSILCFALAFLARKLPDNFNEAKFITFSMLIFCAVWITFIPAYFSSPGKFTVAVEIFAILASSFGLLFCIFLPKCYIILFRPEQNTRKHIMGKTDVKSQ; the protein is encoded by the exons ATGTACAGTGGGATGGCACTAAAGATCATTCTGCTGGCACTAACAGTCCTCTGGGCTGCAGCACAGACCCCACCATGCAGAATACTGGGGAGAGCAGCCAAGCCCAGCTTCTATCAACATGGAGACATTAACATCGGCGGAGTCTTCTCCCTGCACCAAACTCCTTTTGACAAAACCATCAAATATGACGTCAAACCAGAACCGCTGAGATGCTCTCG TGTCATTTCTAGAGTCATTTTCAGAGAATTCCGGGTGGCCCAAACTATGATCTTCGCCAttgaagaaataaacaacagaactgACCTCCTCCCAGGAGTATCTCttggatataaaatatatgacaCCTGTGTCTCTGCAGCATTTTCTATACAAGCAGCCATGGCTCTGATGAATGGTTATGAGGAAACACTGACCGACACATCTTGCTCCACACCAGCCGTAGTGCAGGCCATCATTGGAGACTCAGGCTCTACTACCACTATTGCAATTGCTGCAACAGTTGGATTATTTCAAATTCCAGTG ATCAGCCACTTTGCtacatgtgcatgtctgagcaACAGAAAAGAATATCCCACATTCTTCAGAACCATTCCCAGTGACTATTACCAGAGCAGAGCACTGGCTCAGCTGGTGAAGCACTTTGGCTGGACCTGGATAGGAGCAGTGAGAAGTGACAGTGACTATGGCAACAACGGGATGGCCACGTTTATAAAAGCTGCTCAACAAGAAGGGATCTGTATTGAGTATTCTGAGAAATTTTACAGGACAGAATCAGAGAAATTACTGAAGGTGGTAGATGTCATCAAAAGAGGTACTGCAAAGGTAGTTGTAGCATTTCTTGGTCAGGGTGAAATGATCAAGTTACTGGAGCAGCTGACACTTCAGAATATTACAGGTCTCCAAATGGTTGGCAGTGAAGGCTGGATAACAGCAAGCAATCTAGTAACACCTACAAGTTTCAGCATACTGGGAGGATCTATTGGCTTTGCTGTCCCCAAAGGCAAAATACATGGCTTTAAAGAGTTTTTGTTGAAACTTCACCCATCAAAATACCCAAATAATACTGTTGTCATAGACTTTtgggaaaatgtgtttcaatgttccatcacaaatgaaaacaatctaCCTCACATGAATCCGTGCTCGGGATTTGAGAGCTTAACTGAAGTGAAAAATGAATACACTGATGTATCAGAGCTGAGAATCTCCAACAATGTTTACAAAGCAGTATACGCTGTTGCTCATTCTCTACATGGCCTGTTGGCATGTACACCCCATCAAGGCTGTACAAACAGTGTGAATACAGAGCCTTggcag GTACTTGAGGCTCTGAAAGAAGTTAACTTAACTTTGGGAACTAGAGAGAAGGTCTTTTTTGACAGGAATGGTGACCCAGTGGCCAGATATGAAGTGGTGAACTGGCAGCTTGGTCCTGATGGTGCAGTAAAGTTCAGAGTGGTCGGCTACTATGATGCTTCTTTACCAGCTGGGCAGCAGTTTGTGATGAGCCCGGTTACTATGGTTTGGACTGGTGGACAAAAACAG AAACCCAGGTCAGCgtgcagtgagagctgtccCCCAGGCACCCGTAAagctgtgcagagaggaaggcctgtctgctgctatgactgtgtgccctgtgctgagGGAGAAATCAGCAATACCACAG ATTCGAATAACTGTATTCAGTGTATGGAAGAATATTGGTCTAATGCTAAAAGAGATCAATGTGTTTCAAAGGTTGTCGAATTTCTGTCATTTCACGAAATTATGGGAATCctgcttgttattttttctatatttggAGCATGTATTACTGCatttgtggctgtgctgttctttATAAAGAAGGATACGCCCATTGTGAAAGCCAACAACTCAGAACTCagcttcctgctgctcttttcattAGAACTGTGTTTCTTTTGCTCTCTTACCTTCATCGGCCGGCCCTCTGAGTGGTCTTGTATGCTGCGCCACACTGCATTTGGGATCACCTTTGTTCTCTGCATCTCTTGTGTTCTGGGGAAAACaatagtggtgttaatggctttcagggctacacttccaggcagtaatgtgatgaagtggtttgggccgccccagcagagactgagtgttcttgctttcactctcatacaggtccttatttgtgtgctttggttaacaatatcccctcctttccccaacaagaacatgaagcactacaaagaaaagatcattctagaatgtgatgtAGGATCAGCAGTAGGGTTCTGGGCTGTACTGGGTTATATTGGTCTCCTCTCTATATTGTGCTTTGCTTTAGCTTTTCTGGCTCGTAAGTTGCCTGACAACTTCAATGAAGccaaattcatcaca